From one Gadus morhua chromosome 8, gadMor3.0, whole genome shotgun sequence genomic stretch:
- the LOC115548737 gene encoding zinc finger and SCAN domain-containing protein 2, with translation MVVQENMANVVVFQSRLSSVMDMLAKNAIVEISKLWDDAFAFVQIEIRQREDEIESLKSKVLTMEKERLEVISKTPASAPPSAPCFSPPQQPDHPGKPDDNGPISVLLQTKQSLPITRDTADILEITPPPTQREERQSELHGSWSSNEADDELSVFELKEEFVDSRVAEPKEEAVEDAIPMGDLEQDMEHNSDYGSNQTATEADFQAADGAMEDKDRQRWSSVSIADSNDTDDSDCIFRPQQFSESLDKEMKFIQNALDSLDNNQSEAGYIDRMNHTEPGQPMDVQVMGLVSTDKNCPSDQYDLMQIRALKNCRVREKWFICPFCGKSFDRSSHLEMHQRIHTGEKPYTCTVCGRCFSQRSNLRTHQRTHKEYFHHSLSAEFNPQL, from the exons ATGGTCGTCCAGGAAAACATGGCAAACGTTGTCGTATTTCAAAGCAGACTGTCCTCAGTCATGGACATGCTAGCCAAGAATGCAATCGTAGAAATAAGTAAACTGTGGGACGATGCCTTTGCTTTTGTGCAAATTGAGATACGCCAACGAGAAGATGAAATCGAATCTCTGAAAAGCAAAGTGCTGACGATGGAAAAGGAAAGGCTGGAAGTAATTTCAAAGACGCCCGCATCAGCTCCCCCTTCGGCTCCATGTTTTTCCCCACCACAACAACCGGATCATCCTGGGAAACCCGATGATAACG GGCCCATTTCTGTTCTGCTTCAAACTAAACAATCACTGCCAATTACCAGAGACACGGCGGACATATTAGagatcaccccccctcccacgcaGAGAGAGGAAAGACAGTCGGAGCTTCACGGCTCTTGGAGCTCCAATGAAGCCGACGATGAGTTGAGTGTTTTTGAACTAAAGGAAGAGTTCGTAGATTCGCGTGTGGCTGAACCAAAGGAAGAGGCTGTGGAGGACGCTATCCCAATGGGGGATCTGGAACAGGACATGGAACACAATTCGGACTACGGTTCCAATCAGACGGCGACCGAGGCGGACTTTCAAGCGGCCGATGGCGCTATGGAAGACAAGGACAGACAGCGCTGGTCGTCCGTTTCCATCGCAGACAGCAATGACACAGACGACTCCGATTGCATCTTCAGACCGCAGCAGTTTTCGGAAAGTCTGGACAAGGAAATGAAGTTCATTCAAAATGCCCTGGACAGTCTTGACaataaccaatcagaggcgggATACATAGATCGGATGAATCACACGGAGCCGGGACAGCCTATGGACGTCCAGGTCATGGGACTAGTGTCCACGGATAAAAATTGTCCGAGCGATCAGTACGACCTGATGCAAATCAGGGCTTTGAAGAACTGTCGCGTGAGGGAGAAGTGGTTCATATGCCCGTTCTGTGGCAAGAGCTTCGACCGCAGCAGCCACCTCGAGATGCACCAGCGTATCCACACAGGGGAGAAACCGTACACGTGTACCGTGTGCGGGCGGTGCTTCTCCCAGCGGAGTAACCTCCGCACTCACCAACGGACTCACAAAGAATACTTCCATCATTCGCTCAGCGCAGAATTTAATCCTCAGCTCTGA
- the si:ch211-155e24.3 gene encoding transcriptional regulator ovo, with amino-acid sequence MENCSFQTELVSIMEILAKAAVAEINRRVDDSCAVLRLEISQSQSDIYVLKKKCDVMEAELKRSRIRAKKKGFSPSVQAICSPMAKDVLNKEADTVSWGRESTIEQVQALQRGDLGSANEMDVLPIKEEGTEEDTWNHGNQGQSFDTSSVTEICSPLVKDISHKEVDLVSWGRESTLEQMQALQRGDLESGNEMDVLPIKEEGTEEDMWNSGHQGQSSRPLTPDVFPEHYPSESPPLLSDPTAPEPFPRQTAPQLLHDRTHPAMKREEPDRAAAAAACALDSGGAFLPEDEEEAEPQRWAPADRSSDDGSSGDPGFLFGAARPEYEQGPSLFKHGLPAIRYVGVDLGSPGHSAGKLHLASRLTAARARRRARNLSYKRLQQAHAHVHGEAHHSGSSHPPAQQQQQHQQQQQQHQQQQLQLQQQQQYMAAAGDMSDASQGPSAAGNPLGFCGGSRGNVALAKARMRAMSWRSGSVGDKRFCCTYCDKSFVRFCQLEEHLRRHTGEKPFSCLQCGRSFTKQCNLIRHAVVHSGEKPHQCAACGKCFTQRSSLKSHQKTAH; translated from the exons ATGGAGAATTGCAGCTTTCAGACTGAGCTGGTGTCCATCATGGAGATTTTAGCCAAGGCAGCAGTCGCTGAAATAAACAGACGTGTGGACGACAGTTGTGCAGTGTTACGCCTGGAGATTTCTCAGAGCCAGAGTGACATATATGTCCTTAAAAAGAAGTGTGACGTTATGGAGGCAGAGCTCAAAAGGTCGAGGATTCGAGCAAAGAAAAAAG GTTTTAGCCCTTCCGTTCAAGCAATATGTTCTCCAATGGCCAAAGACGTCTTAAATAAAGAGGCAGATACGGTGTCATGGGGCAGAGAGTCCACAATTGAGCAAGTCCAAGCCCTGCAG CGTGGAGATCTTGGGTCTGCGAACGAGATGGACGTCCTTCCAATCAAAGAAGAGGGAACAGAAGAGGATACGTGGAACCACGGAAACCAGGGGCAAA GCTTTGACACTTCTTCTGTTACCGAGATATGTTCTCCACTGGTTAAAGACATTTCCCACAAAGAGGTGGATCTGGTATCTTGGGGCCGAGAGTCGACACTTGAGCAGATGCAAGCTCTGCAG cGTGGAGATCTGGAGTCTGGCAACGAGATGGACGTCCTCCCCATCAAAGAAGAGGGCACAGAGGAAGACATGTGGAACAGCGGCCATCAGGGGCAAA GCAGCAGGCCTCTCACCCCCGACGTCTTCCCCGAGCACTACCCCTCCGAGAGCCCGCCCCTGCTGAGCGACCCCACGGCACCGGAACCCTTCCCTCGCCAAACGGCGCCGCAGCTGCTGCACGACCGGACCCACCCGGCCATGAAGCGGGAGGAGCCCgacagggcggcggcggcggcggcgtgcgccCTCGACTCGGGAGGCGCCTTCCTcccggaggacgaggaggaggcggagccacaGCGGTGGGCGCCCGCCGACCGCAGCTCCGACGACGGCAGCTCGGGCGACCCGGGGTTCCTGTTCGGTGCCGCGCGCCCCGAGTACGAGCAGGGTCCCTCGCTGTTCAAGCACGGGCTGCCGGCCATCCGCTACGTCGGCGTGGACCTGGGGTCGCCGGGGCACTCGGCGGGGAAGCTGCACCTGGCGAGCAGGCTGACGGCCGCGCGGGCCCGCCGGCGAGCCAGGAACCTGAGCTACAAGCGGCTGCAGCAAGCGCACGCGCACGTGCACGGCGAGGCTCACCACAGCGGGTCCAGCCATCCGCcggcacagcagcagcagcagcatcaacaacaacaacaacaacaccaacaacaacaattacaattacagcagcagcagcaatacATGGCGGCCGCCGGGGACATGAGCGACGCCAGCCAGGGCCCGTCGGCCGCAGGGAACCCGCTGGGCTTCTGCGGCGGCTCCCGGGGCAACGTGGCCCTGGCCAAGGCCCGCATGAGGGCCATGTCCTGGAGGAGCGGCAGCGTCGGGGACAAGCGCTTCTGCTGCACGTACTGCGACAAGAGCTTCGTGCGCTTCTGCCAGCTGGAGGAGCACCTGCGGCggcacaccggggagaagcccttcaGCTGCCTGCAGTGCGGCCGCAGCTTCACCAAGCAGTGCAACCTCATCCGCCACGCGGTGGTGCACAGCGGGGAGAAGCCGCACCAGTGCGCCGCATGCGGGAAGTGCTTCACGCAGCGCTCCAGCCTCAAGTCCCACCAGAAGACGGCCCACTGA